In Populus alba chromosome 1, ASM523922v2, whole genome shotgun sequence, a single window of DNA contains:
- the LOC118033822 gene encoding uncharacterized protein isoform X2, producing the protein MACRAAGKRGIDVGLTRVLTSPSLGHAVGLTSRTSLDGASVRYIPESSFSSFLQGSGHHTTKESSIRCFHASRELWARRKNDNQGVDLKTQKKGKFAKRIKKPPVDAPYVPPKLKRITKSLQDKTIDIFEGMTTVELAKRTGQSVITLQEFLVNLGEKVVSEFDPLKIDVAELVVMEVGANVRRQHSNEGSEILPRPVVVTVMGHVDHGKTSLLDALRQTSVAAKEAGGITQHLGAFVVSMPSGASITFLDTPGHAAFSAMRARGAAVTDLVVLVVAADDGVMPQTLEAISHAKSANVPVVVAINKCDKPSANPERVKLQLASEGFLLEEMGGDIQVVEVSAVTKTGLDSLEEAILLQAEMMELKARVDGHAQAYVVEAKLDKGRGPLATAIVKAGTLVCGQHVVVGSEWGRIRAIRDMSGKLTERARPAMPVVIEGLKGLPMAGDDVTVVETEERARMLSAGRRRKYEKDRLRQIMEQRTETKEPSEDDSVVPERTEMPLIVKADVQGTVQAVTDALRTLNSPQVFVNVVHVGVGPISQSDVDLAQACGAYIVGFNVKSPPSSISQAAIQAGTKIMQHEVIYHLLDEVGNLIVDKAPGTLETKVAGEAEVLNIFELRGRSKSAGGDIKIAGCRVMDGHFSKSSTMRLLRSGEEVFEGPCASLKTNKHDVELVEKGNECGLVILGCNDFQIGDVIQCLEQVVRKPKLIISDNGIARIECY; encoded by the exons AGTCTTCTTTCAGCTCATTTCTACAAGGGTCTGGTCATCACACTACAAAAGAATCATCTATCAG GTGCTTTCACGCTAGTCGAGAACTGTGGGCcagaagaaaaaatgataacCAAGGAGTTGATTTGAAGACGCAAAAGAAAGGGAAGTTTGCTAAAAGGATCAAAAAACCTCCAGTTGATGCTCCATATGTGCCTCCTAAACTGAAAAGAATTACCAAGTCCTTGCAAGATAAAACAATTGACATATTTGAAGGCATGACCACTGTTGAGCTTGCCAAGCGCACTGGTCAGTCAGTTATAACTCTGCAGGAATTTCTTGTAAATCTTGGGGAAAAGGTTGTCTCAGAATTTGACCCACTCAAGATCGATGTTGCGGAGCTGGTTGTAATG GAAGTTGGGGCCAATGTCAGGAGGCAACACTCCAATGAAGGTTCAGAAATTCTTCCCCGACCAGTGGTTGTAACAGTCATGGGTCATGTTGACCATGGTAAAACTTCTCTTTTGGATGCTCTACGTCAAACATCAGTGGCAGCTAAGGAAGCTGGAGGCATAACTCAGCATCTGGGTGCTTTTGTTGTGAGCATGCCTTCAGGGGCATCAATCACATTCCTTGACACTCCTGGTCATGCTGCTTTTAGTGCAATGCGAGCAAGAGGTGCAGCAGTCACCGATCTAGTTGTGCTCGTTGTTGCAGCTGATGATGGGGTGATGCCTCAAACTCTTGAAGCCATATCTCATGCAAAATCAGCTAATGTACCAGTTGTAGTTGCAATTAATAAATGTGATAAACCGAGTGCAAACCCTGAGAGAGTCAAACTCCAGCTTGCATCTGAAGGATTTTTGCTTGAGGAAATGGGTGGAGATATTCAGGTAGTTGAAGTTTCAGCTGTTACAAAAACTGGATTGGATAGCCTGGAGGAGGCTATACTTCTTCAGGCGGAGATGATGGAATTAAAAGCACGTGTTGATGGTCATGCTCAAGCTTATGTAGTAGAGGCAAAACTTGACAAAGGACGGGGTCCTTTGGCTACTGCTATAGTGAAGGCGGGGACTTTAGTTTGTGGGCAGCACGTGGTTGTTGGCTCAGAGTGGGGAAGAATAAGGGCTATTAGGGATATGTCAGGGAAGCTGACTGAGCGGGCAAGACCAGCAATGCCAGTTGTTATTGAAGGGCTGAAGGGGCTTCCTATGGCTGGTGATGATGTGACTGTTGTGGAAACTGAGGAGCGAGCTAGAATGCTAAGTGCAGGGAGGAGAAGGAAATATGAAAAAGACAGGCTTAGGCAGATCATGGAGCAAAGGACAGAAACTAAAGAACCATCAGAAGATGACTCTGTTGTGCCTGAGAGGACTGAAATGCCATTAATAGTAAAAGCAGATGTGCAAGGAACTGTCCAAGCTGTGACAGATGCCTTGAGGACTTTAAACAGCCCGCAG GTTTTTGTGAATGTGGTCCATGTTGGTGTTGGGCCTATTTCCCAGTCTGATGTGGACTTGGCACAAGCCTGTGGTGCATATATAGTTGGGTTCAATGTGAAGAGTCCACCTAGTTCTATTAGCCAGGCTGCAATCCAAGCTGGTACAAAG ATTATGCAACACGAAGTGATCTATCACCTTTTGGATGAAGTTGGCAATTTGATAGTAGACAAAGCCCCTGGGACACTCGAGACCAAGGTAGCTGGGGAGGCTGAAGTGCTGAACATCTTTGAGCTAAGAGGAAGGAGCAAGTCTGCAGGAGGTGATATAAAGATTGCTGGCTGCAGAGTGATGGATGGCCATTTTAGCAAATCATCGACCATGAGGCTTCTAAGGAGTGGGGAAGAAGTGTTTGAAGGACCTTGTGCATCTCTAAAGACTAACAAGCATGATGTGGAATTGGTGGAGAAAGGAAATGAATGTGGACTTGTGATCCTTGGCTGTAATGATTTTCAGATTGGAGATGTCATCCAGTGCTTGGAGCAAGTAGTTAGGAAGCCCAAGTTGATCATATCAGATAATGGTATTGCTCGAATTGAGTGCTATTAG
- the LOC118033822 gene encoding uncharacterized protein isoform X1 yields MACRAAGKRGIDVGLTRVLTSPSLGHAVGLTSRTSLDGASVRYIPESSFSSFLQGSGHHTTKESSIRIVSWLYISFRCFHASRELWARRKNDNQGVDLKTQKKGKFAKRIKKPPVDAPYVPPKLKRITKSLQDKTIDIFEGMTTVELAKRTGQSVITLQEFLVNLGEKVVSEFDPLKIDVAELVVMEVGANVRRQHSNEGSEILPRPVVVTVMGHVDHGKTSLLDALRQTSVAAKEAGGITQHLGAFVVSMPSGASITFLDTPGHAAFSAMRARGAAVTDLVVLVVAADDGVMPQTLEAISHAKSANVPVVVAINKCDKPSANPERVKLQLASEGFLLEEMGGDIQVVEVSAVTKTGLDSLEEAILLQAEMMELKARVDGHAQAYVVEAKLDKGRGPLATAIVKAGTLVCGQHVVVGSEWGRIRAIRDMSGKLTERARPAMPVVIEGLKGLPMAGDDVTVVETEERARMLSAGRRRKYEKDRLRQIMEQRTETKEPSEDDSVVPERTEMPLIVKADVQGTVQAVTDALRTLNSPQVFVNVVHVGVGPISQSDVDLAQACGAYIVGFNVKSPPSSISQAAIQAGTKIMQHEVIYHLLDEVGNLIVDKAPGTLETKVAGEAEVLNIFELRGRSKSAGGDIKIAGCRVMDGHFSKSSTMRLLRSGEEVFEGPCASLKTNKHDVELVEKGNECGLVILGCNDFQIGDVIQCLEQVVRKPKLIISDNGIARIECY; encoded by the exons AGTCTTCTTTCAGCTCATTTCTACAAGGGTCTGGTCATCACACTACAAAAGAATCATCTATCAG GATTGTGTCATGGCTCTATATCTCATTTAGGTGCTTTCACGCTAGTCGAGAACTGTGGGCcagaagaaaaaatgataacCAAGGAGTTGATTTGAAGACGCAAAAGAAAGGGAAGTTTGCTAAAAGGATCAAAAAACCTCCAGTTGATGCTCCATATGTGCCTCCTAAACTGAAAAGAATTACCAAGTCCTTGCAAGATAAAACAATTGACATATTTGAAGGCATGACCACTGTTGAGCTTGCCAAGCGCACTGGTCAGTCAGTTATAACTCTGCAGGAATTTCTTGTAAATCTTGGGGAAAAGGTTGTCTCAGAATTTGACCCACTCAAGATCGATGTTGCGGAGCTGGTTGTAATG GAAGTTGGGGCCAATGTCAGGAGGCAACACTCCAATGAAGGTTCAGAAATTCTTCCCCGACCAGTGGTTGTAACAGTCATGGGTCATGTTGACCATGGTAAAACTTCTCTTTTGGATGCTCTACGTCAAACATCAGTGGCAGCTAAGGAAGCTGGAGGCATAACTCAGCATCTGGGTGCTTTTGTTGTGAGCATGCCTTCAGGGGCATCAATCACATTCCTTGACACTCCTGGTCATGCTGCTTTTAGTGCAATGCGAGCAAGAGGTGCAGCAGTCACCGATCTAGTTGTGCTCGTTGTTGCAGCTGATGATGGGGTGATGCCTCAAACTCTTGAAGCCATATCTCATGCAAAATCAGCTAATGTACCAGTTGTAGTTGCAATTAATAAATGTGATAAACCGAGTGCAAACCCTGAGAGAGTCAAACTCCAGCTTGCATCTGAAGGATTTTTGCTTGAGGAAATGGGTGGAGATATTCAGGTAGTTGAAGTTTCAGCTGTTACAAAAACTGGATTGGATAGCCTGGAGGAGGCTATACTTCTTCAGGCGGAGATGATGGAATTAAAAGCACGTGTTGATGGTCATGCTCAAGCTTATGTAGTAGAGGCAAAACTTGACAAAGGACGGGGTCCTTTGGCTACTGCTATAGTGAAGGCGGGGACTTTAGTTTGTGGGCAGCACGTGGTTGTTGGCTCAGAGTGGGGAAGAATAAGGGCTATTAGGGATATGTCAGGGAAGCTGACTGAGCGGGCAAGACCAGCAATGCCAGTTGTTATTGAAGGGCTGAAGGGGCTTCCTATGGCTGGTGATGATGTGACTGTTGTGGAAACTGAGGAGCGAGCTAGAATGCTAAGTGCAGGGAGGAGAAGGAAATATGAAAAAGACAGGCTTAGGCAGATCATGGAGCAAAGGACAGAAACTAAAGAACCATCAGAAGATGACTCTGTTGTGCCTGAGAGGACTGAAATGCCATTAATAGTAAAAGCAGATGTGCAAGGAACTGTCCAAGCTGTGACAGATGCCTTGAGGACTTTAAACAGCCCGCAG GTTTTTGTGAATGTGGTCCATGTTGGTGTTGGGCCTATTTCCCAGTCTGATGTGGACTTGGCACAAGCCTGTGGTGCATATATAGTTGGGTTCAATGTGAAGAGTCCACCTAGTTCTATTAGCCAGGCTGCAATCCAAGCTGGTACAAAG ATTATGCAACACGAAGTGATCTATCACCTTTTGGATGAAGTTGGCAATTTGATAGTAGACAAAGCCCCTGGGACACTCGAGACCAAGGTAGCTGGGGAGGCTGAAGTGCTGAACATCTTTGAGCTAAGAGGAAGGAGCAAGTCTGCAGGAGGTGATATAAAGATTGCTGGCTGCAGAGTGATGGATGGCCATTTTAGCAAATCATCGACCATGAGGCTTCTAAGGAGTGGGGAAGAAGTGTTTGAAGGACCTTGTGCATCTCTAAAGACTAACAAGCATGATGTGGAATTGGTGGAGAAAGGAAATGAATGTGGACTTGTGATCCTTGGCTGTAATGATTTTCAGATTGGAGATGTCATCCAGTGCTTGGAGCAAGTAGTTAGGAAGCCCAAGTTGATCATATCAGATAATGGTATTGCTCGAATTGAGTGCTATTAG
- the LOC118033821 gene encoding ABC transporter C family member 10 produces the protein MRNNMKEGPWTVFCDDSESSCNAAKICISSLISPCSCSHHILIIFVDILLLLIVLSIFICKSVSRKIAAPSQSQPSSPVIYVSAIFNGILGLVYLGWGIWMISEKLGRDQTILPLHGWLVILFQGFTWLLVNLLVSLKKVPSPQIAAVKFCLIITFLFSGFLCFSSISGAISDKTLSVPMLLDILSFPGAILFLFCGFKRQSYESTDLDISDGASYEPLPCEEDNANGEISSNDNITPFANAGFFSQMSFWWLNPLMKKGQEKILEDGDIPQLREADRAKTCYLMYMGQLGTRKQNGLSDSISMLSVIISWHWKEILISGFFALIKVLSLATGPLFLKAFIDVAEGKAAFEYEGYVLTAGLFLAKVLESLSERHWRFRTRLIGIQVRSMLSAAIYQKQLRLSNAAKIVHSSGEIVSYVTVDAYRIGEFPFWFHQIWATSIQLCLALAIVYYSIGMATLAALVTIILLVLSSYPLIKLQHKYLTKLMVAQDRRLKAITEALANMKILKLYAWETHFKNVVDGLRKEEFQWISGVLWQKGYQMVLFWSSPVMVPAITFWACYVLGIPVSASSVFTFLACLRIVQEPVRLIPDVAGVFIEAKVSLDRIVKFLEAPELRNSITRQKLNGKELDQSILIRATEISWGIDSSSKATLRNINVVVKPGEKVAICGEVGSGKSTLLAAVLGEVPKITGTVNVFGKIAYVSQTAWIQTGTIQENILFGAAMEPLRYQEVLERCSLVKDIEILPFGDLTEIGERGVNLSGGQKQRVQLARALYQDADVYLLDDPFSAVDAHTATSLFNDYVIGALSGKTVLLVTHQIDFLPAFNSILLMSGGEIIRSDTYSQLMASSQEFQDLVNAHKNTSGSDTQVEYDSSERAETSKTEEIQKVHSKEKLRAPSGDQLIKREERESGDTGFKPYIQYLSQRKGFLYFSLATITHIIFIFGQVIQSYWLAANIQNSHVSRVTMFTVYSVIGCSLAVFLLLRSFFLVQLGCGASESIFSTLLTSLFRAPMSFYDSTPLGRILSRVSSDLSVTDLEVAFRLMIAMGSTMNTYFNFAVLAFLTWPVLFVIIPMIYLNIVLQRYYFASAKELMRINGTSKSSVASHLAETIAGAMTIRAFGEEARFFSKNLDLIDRNASPYFHNFTADEWLIQRLELLCAIVLSSSTLTMILVHLTASASGFIGMELSYGLSLNVFLVFSAQFQCSISNSIISVERLEQYMHLPSEAPEVIETNRPSTNWPAVGKVEIFNLKVRYRPNAPLVLQGITCTIEGRHKIGIVGRTGSGKTTLISALFRLVEPTEGKIVIDGLDISTIGLHDLRSHFAVIPQDPTLFVGSVRYNLDPLSKHTDQEIWEVLEKCHLREAIQEKEEGLNSLVAQDGSNWSMGQRQLFCLGRALLKRSRILVLDEATASIDNATDSLLQKTIRAEFADCTVITVAHRIPTVMDCTMVLAISDGKLVEYDEPLKLMSKEGSLFGQLVKEYWSRTANSRD, from the exons ATGAGAAACAATATGAAGGAAGGTCCCTGGACAGTCTTCTGTGATGATTCTGAAAGTTCGTGCAATGCTGCGAAGATATGCATTTCAAGCTTAATCAGCCCATGTTCATGCAGCCATcacattttgatcatttttgttGACATTCTACTTTTGTTGATTGTCTTATCTATCTTCATTTGTAAATCAGTCTCAAGGAAGATTGCTGCTCCATCGCAGTCTCAACCTTCCTCTCCGGTCATATATGTCTCAGCCATTTTTAATGGCATTTTGGGTTTGGTATACTTAGGCTGGGGAATATGGATGATTTCTGAGAAACTTGGTAGAGATCAAACCATTTTACCACTTCATGGGTGGCTAGTAATACTATTCCAGGGATTCACATGGTTGCTAGTAAATTTATTGGTAAGCCTGAAAAAAGTACCGTCTCCCCAAATCGCAGCAGTGAAGTTctgtttaattatcacatttttgttttctggatttctctgtttttcatcaatctCTGGAGCGATTTCAGACAAAACTTTGTCAGTTCCGATGCTTTTGGATATCCTATCCTTTCCTGGGGCAATTCTTTTCCTCTTCTGTGGTTTCAAGCGACAAAGTTATGAAAGCACTGATTTAGACATCAGCGACGGTGCATCCTATGAACCTTTGCCATGTGAGGAAGACAATGCCAACGGTGAAATCAGTTCAAACGACAATATCACTCCTTTTGCCAATGCCGGGTTTTTCAGTCAAATGTCATTTTGGTGGTTGAATCCATTAATGAAGAAAGGTCAGGAGAAAATCCTCGAGGATGGAGATATTCCACAGTTAAGAGAGGCAGATCGAGCAAAGACTTGCTACTTGATGTATATGGGGCAGCTGGGAACACGAAAACAAAATGGATTGTCTGATTCCATTTCTATGCTTTCAGTAATCATTTCCTGGCACTggaaagaaattttaatttctggGTTTTTTGCGCTGATCAAGGTACTATCCTTGGCTACTGGCCCGTTGTTTTTAAAAGCCTTCATTGATGTTGCAGAAGGCAAAGCAGCATTCGAATATGAAGGTTATGTGCTTACAGCAGGGCTGTTTTTAGCAAAAGTCTTGGAGTCTCTGTCGGAGAGGCATTGGCGCTTTCGAACAAGACTGATTGGGATCCAAGTGAGATCCATGTTATCTGCAGCTATCTATCAAAAGCAACTACGGCTTTCAAACGCTGCTAAAATAGTTCATTCTTCTGGTGAAATAGTGAGCTATGTCACTGTAGATGCCTATCGAATTGGTGAGTTCCCATTTTGGTTTCATCAAATATGGGCAACAAGCATTCAATTGTGTCTTGCCTTGGCTATTGTTTACTATTCCATTGGGATGGCAACTCTGGCAGCTTTAGTGACTATCATATTGCTTGTGCTTTCAAGTTACCCATTAATCAAATTACAGCACAAGTATCTGACAAAGCTCATGGTGGCACAAGATAGGAGACTGAAGGCCATTACAGAGGCACTTGCAAATATGAAAATCTTGAAGTTGTATGCCTGGGAAACACATTTCAAGAATGTTGTAGATGGATTAAGGAAAGAAGAATTCCAGTGGATATCAGGAGTTCTATGGCAAAAAGGGTACCAAATGGTTTTATTTTGGTCATCTCCTGTTATGGTGCCAGCCATAACTTTCTGGGCATGCTACGTTCTTGGAATTCCAGTTTCTGCCAGTAGTGTATTCACATTTCTGGCATGTTTGCGCATTGTTCAGGAACCAGTTAGGTTGATTCCAGATGTTGCAGGAGTCTtcattgaagcaaaggtctcaCTAGATAGAATTGTAAAGTTTCTTGAAGCTCCAGAATTGCGGAACAGTATTACAAGGCAAAAACTTAATGGCAAAGAGCTTGATCAGTCTATTTTAATCAGAGCCACTGAAATCTCATGGGGCATTGATTCCTCATCGAAGGCTACATTAAGAAACATAAACGTGGTGGTTAAACCGGGTGAAAAGGTTGCAATTTGTGGCGAGGTTGGCTCTGGAAAATCAACTCTTTTGGCAGCAGTTCTTGGAGAAGTTCCAAAAATTACTGGAACA GTCAATGTTTTTGGAAAGATAGCATATGTTTCTCAGACTGCATGGATTCAAACAGGGACAATACAGGAAAATATTCTGTTTGGGGCTGCAATGGAACCACTAAGATATCAAGAGGTGCTCGAGAGGTGTTCTCTGGTAAAGGACATTGAGATTTTACCATTCGGAGACCTCACTGAGATCGGAGAGAGAGGTGTCAATCTGAGTGGTGGACAGAAACAACGGGTTCAACTTGCACGTGCACTTTATCAGGACGCGGATGTATATCTCTTGGACGATCCCTTCAGTGCTGTTGATGCACATACAGCAACAAGCCTTTTCAAT GATTATGTGATTGGAGCTTTGTCTGGAAAGACAGTCTTACTTGTGACCCACCAAATCGACTTCCTTCCAGCTTTCAATTCTATTTTG TTGATGTCTGGTGGAGAAATCATTAGATCTGATACTTACAGTCAGTTGATGGCTTCCAGCCAAGAATTCCAAGACCTTGTCAATGCACACAAGAACACATCTGGTTCTGATACACAAGTTGAGTATGATTCCAGCGAAAGAGCTGAAACTTCCAAAACGGAAGAAATCCAGAAAGTTCATTCTAAAGAAAAGTTAAGAGCACCTTCAGGGGATCAACTGATTAAGCGAGAAGAAAGAGAATCTGGAGACACTGGTTTTAAGCCTTACATACAGTACTTGAGTCAGAGAAAGGGCTTCCTGTATTTTTCTTTGGCAACTATAACCCACATCATATTCATTTTTGGTCAAGTGATACAGAGCTATTGGTTAGCTGCTAACATCCAGAATTCTCATGTAAGCAGAGTAACCATGTTCACAGTTTACTCAGTGATCGGTTGTAGCTTGGCGGTATTTTTACTACTTCGATCATTCTTCCTAGTTCAATTAGGCTGTGGGGCTTCGGAATCTATTTTCTCCACACTATTGACTTCTCTTTTTCGAGCACCAATGTCCTTTTATGATTCAACACCTCTGGGTAGAATACTGAGTCGA GTATCATCTGATTTGAGCGTGACTGACCTTGAAGTGGCTTTCAGATTGATGATTGCAATGGGATCAACCATGAATACATACTTCAACTTTGCAGTGTTGGCTTTCCTTACCTGGCCAGTCCTTTTTGTCATCATTCCCATGATTTATCTGAATATTGTGTTGCAG AGGTATTATTTCGCTTCTGCAAAAGAGTTGATGCGAATCAATGGCACAAGCAAGTCCTCGGTTGCAAGCCATCTTGCTGAAACAATTGCAGGAGCCATGACAATCAGAGCTTTTGGGGAGGAAGCTCGATTTTTTTCGAAGAATCTCGACCTCATCGACCGAAATGCAAGCCCATACTTTCACAATTTTACTGCAGATGAGTGGCTGATCCAACGGCTGGAATTACTATGTGCAATTGTTCTTTCATCGTCAACTCTTACCATGATATTGGTTCATCTTACAGCTTCTGCATCTG GTTTTATTGGAATGGAACTGTCATATGGCCTTTCATTAAACGTATTCCTCGTCTTCTCCGCCCAATTCCAATGCTCAATATCAAATTCAATCATTTCAGTAGAAAGACTGGAACAATACATGCATCTTCCTAGTGAAGCTCCAGAGGTAATAGAGACCAACCGACCTAGCACCAACTGGCCTGCTGTTGGTAAAGTTGAAATATTCAATTTGAAG GTTAGATATCGGCCAAATGCTCCACTAGTTCTTCAGGGAATAACTTGCACAATTGAAGGAAGGCACAAAATTGGGATAGTTGGCCGGACGGGAAGTGGAAAGACAACTCTCATAAGCGCCTTGTTCCGTTTAGTGGAGCCTACTGAGGGAAAAATAGTTATAGATGGCCTCGACATCTCCACAATCGGGCTCCATGATCTAAGATCTCATTTTGCAGTCATCCCACAAGATCCAACACTTTTCGTCGGATCTGTCAGATACAATCTGGACCCCTTATCGAAGCATACAGATCAAGAGATATGGGAG GTTCTTGAAAAGTGTCATCTTCGAGAAGCCATTCAAGAGAAAGAAGAGGGCCTGAATTCTTTAG TTGCACAAGATGGATCAAACTGGAGCATGGGACAACGCCAGCTATTTTGTTTAGGACGTGCATTGTTAAAGAGAAGCAGGATACTAGTGCTTGACGAAGCCACTGCATCAATTGACAACGCAACGGACTCTCTTCTCCAGAAAACTATTAGAGCAGAATTTGCAGACTGCACTGTAATAACCGTGGCGCACCGGATTCCGACCGTGATGGACTGCACTATGGTTCTTGCGATCAGTGATG GGAAATTGGTAGAGTATGATGAGCCATTGAAGCTGATGAGTAAGGAAGGATCACTATTTGGGCAGCTTGTTAAAGAGTACTGGTCTCGTACCGCAAACAGCCGTGACTGA